From one Anguilla rostrata isolate EN2019 chromosome 12, ASM1855537v3, whole genome shotgun sequence genomic stretch:
- the LOC135236918 gene encoding flotillin-2a-like isoform X1: protein MGNCHTVGPNEALVVSGGCSGSNEKAYIVGGWAWAWWCLSDTQRITLEIMTLQPKCEDVETAEGVAITVTGVAQVKVMTDNDLLAVACEQFLGKSVTEIKSVVLQTLEGHLRSILGTLTVEQIYQDRDQFAMLVREVAAPDVGRMGIEILSFTIKDVYDKVNYLSSLGKTQTAAVQRDADIGVAEAERDAGIREAECKKEMLDIKFLADTKMADSKRELEMQKAAFNQEVNTKKAESQLAYELQAAKEQQKIRLEEIEIEVVQRKKQITIEEKEITRTERELVATVMRPAEAEAYKIQQLAEGQKTKRVLTAQAEAEKIRRIGEAEAGSIEVVGKAEAEKMRLKAEAYQQYGEAAKTALVLEALPKIASKVAAPLARTNEIVILSGEGSRVTRDINQLLAELPVSVNALTGVDLSKVPLLQKLTGTQA from the exons atggGTAACTGTCATACAGTTGGACCAAACGAAGCCCTTGTGGTCTCAG GTGGCTGTAGTGGCTCCAATGAGAAGGCCTATATTGTGGGTGGATGGGCCTGGGCATGGTGGTGTCTCTCAGACACTCAGCG GATCACCCTTGAGATTATGACCCTGCAGCCCAAGTGTGAGGATGTGGAGACAGCAGAGGGCGTGGCCATCACTGTCACGGGGGTGGCGCAG GTTAAAGTAATGACTGACAATGATTTGCTGGCTGTTGCCTGTGAGCAGTTTCTGGGCAAATCTGTGACAGAAATCAAAAGCGTTGTTCTGCAAACGTTGGAGGGGCATTTGCGCTCCATCTTGG GCACGCTGACGGTGGAGCAGATCTACCAGGACCGGGACCAGTTTGCCATGCTGGTGAGGGAGGTGGCTGCTCCGGACGTGGGCCGCATGGGCATCGAGATCCTCAGCTTTACCATTAAG GACGTGTACGACAAGGTGAATTACCTGAGCTCCCTGGGGAAGACCCAGACTGCCGCTGTCCAGCGGGATGCTGACATCGGTGTTGCAGAGGCAGAAAGGGATGCTGGAATCAGG GAAGCTGAATGCAAGAAGGAAATGTTGGACATCAAATTCTTGGCAGACACCAAAATGGCTGACTCCAAACGAGAGCTGGAAATGCAGAAGGCTGCCTTCAACCAGGAAGTCAACACTAAG AAAGCAGAGTCCCAGCTGGCCTACGAGCTGCAGGCTGCCAAGGAGCAGCAGAAGATCAGGCTGGAGGAGATCGAGATCGAGGTGGTGcagaggaagaagcagatcaccATTGAGGAGAAGGAGATCACCAGGACGGAACGGGAGCTGGTAGCCACGGTTATGAGGCCGGCCGAAGCGGAGGCCTACAAGATCCAGCAGCTGGCCGAGGGACAGaa GACGAAGAGGGTGCTTACGGCCCAGGCTGAAGCAGAGAAGATCAGGCGGATAGGCGAGGCCGAGGCGGGCTCCATCGAGGTGGTGGGGAAGGCTGAGGCTGAGAAGATGAGGCTGAAGGCAGAGGCCTATCAGCAGTATGGAGAGGCAGCTAAGACCGCCCTCGTCCTCGAAGCCCTGCCCAAG attGCTAGCAAGGTGGCGGCTCCACTGGCCCGAACCAACGAGATTGTCATCCTGAGTGGGGAGGGCAGCCGCGTGACCCGGGACATCAACCAGCTCCTAGCCGAGCTGCCTGTGTCCGTCAACGCCCTCACTGGGGTGGACCTGTCTAAG GTCCCTTTACTGCAGAAGCTTACCGGCACTCAGGCATGA
- the LOC135236918 gene encoding flotillin-2a-like isoform X2 gives MTLQPKCEDVETAEGVAITVTGVAQVKVMTDNDLLAVACEQFLGKSVTEIKSVVLQTLEGHLRSILGTLTVEQIYQDRDQFAMLVREVAAPDVGRMGIEILSFTIKDVYDKVNYLSSLGKTQTAAVQRDADIGVAEAERDAGIREAECKKEMLDIKFLADTKMADSKRELEMQKAAFNQEVNTKKAESQLAYELQAAKEQQKIRLEEIEIEVVQRKKQITIEEKEITRTERELVATVMRPAEAEAYKIQQLAEGQKTKRVLTAQAEAEKIRRIGEAEAGSIEVVGKAEAEKMRLKAEAYQQYGEAAKTALVLEALPKIASKVAAPLARTNEIVILSGEGSRVTRDINQLLAELPVSVNALTGVDLSKVPLLQKLTGTQA, from the exons ATGACCCTGCAGCCCAAGTGTGAGGATGTGGAGACAGCAGAGGGCGTGGCCATCACTGTCACGGGGGTGGCGCAG GTTAAAGTAATGACTGACAATGATTTGCTGGCTGTTGCCTGTGAGCAGTTTCTGGGCAAATCTGTGACAGAAATCAAAAGCGTTGTTCTGCAAACGTTGGAGGGGCATTTGCGCTCCATCTTGG GCACGCTGACGGTGGAGCAGATCTACCAGGACCGGGACCAGTTTGCCATGCTGGTGAGGGAGGTGGCTGCTCCGGACGTGGGCCGCATGGGCATCGAGATCCTCAGCTTTACCATTAAG GACGTGTACGACAAGGTGAATTACCTGAGCTCCCTGGGGAAGACCCAGACTGCCGCTGTCCAGCGGGATGCTGACATCGGTGTTGCAGAGGCAGAAAGGGATGCTGGAATCAGG GAAGCTGAATGCAAGAAGGAAATGTTGGACATCAAATTCTTGGCAGACACCAAAATGGCTGACTCCAAACGAGAGCTGGAAATGCAGAAGGCTGCCTTCAACCAGGAAGTCAACACTAAG AAAGCAGAGTCCCAGCTGGCCTACGAGCTGCAGGCTGCCAAGGAGCAGCAGAAGATCAGGCTGGAGGAGATCGAGATCGAGGTGGTGcagaggaagaagcagatcaccATTGAGGAGAAGGAGATCACCAGGACGGAACGGGAGCTGGTAGCCACGGTTATGAGGCCGGCCGAAGCGGAGGCCTACAAGATCCAGCAGCTGGCCGAGGGACAGaa GACGAAGAGGGTGCTTACGGCCCAGGCTGAAGCAGAGAAGATCAGGCGGATAGGCGAGGCCGAGGCGGGCTCCATCGAGGTGGTGGGGAAGGCTGAGGCTGAGAAGATGAGGCTGAAGGCAGAGGCCTATCAGCAGTATGGAGAGGCAGCTAAGACCGCCCTCGTCCTCGAAGCCCTGCCCAAG attGCTAGCAAGGTGGCGGCTCCACTGGCCCGAACCAACGAGATTGTCATCCTGAGTGGGGAGGGCAGCCGCGTGACCCGGGACATCAACCAGCTCCTAGCCGAGCTGCCTGTGTCCGTCAACGCCCTCACTGGGGTGGACCTGTCTAAG GTCCCTTTACTGCAGAAGCTTACCGGCACTCAGGCATGA